The Apus apus isolate bApuApu2 chromosome 1, bApuApu2.pri.cur, whole genome shotgun sequence nucleotide sequence CAAAATTTTCAATGGAGTTGCTGACATGTGAGACAGAAAAGACTTATGTTTAAGCTCCTGTTCCCTAAGGTTCAAGAATATTCCAGTCAATTACACTGCACCTTCCTCTTGCtctattaactttttttctccccacaacTGAATTTGTGCAGGTTTTGGCAAGCCACTTAGTATTTCTATGTCTCAACAATCCATGGATAAAATGGCAAGACCTTAACACTCAAAGAGGTCAGTGAATGTTCTGCAATGTCTAAACAGCATATATGAGTCTACAGAAATCAGGGCTGTCTATACAACAGTCCTGTTAAGGAAGGGATTCTCCTGAAGGAATTTTGCCTCTCACAAAACATAGGctggtaggggaaaaaaaccaaaacaacaacaaaaaacccaaaccattttgtgcCTTGATATCCTTAAAATCGTACTTACGAGATTACTCCTGTGGATTTTTGCAAATGCATTAATCTAAATATTAATCTTTCAATGGGACAATTGactaataaaattaattttattcaagTTGGTTTAGGTACAAAAAGGAGTGCAGAACACTCAGTCCTAAACACAGGCATCAAGTGCCATTTGAAACGCCTTTGGGTATTTGAGGTATCTGCCCCATGCTGGCAGATATGACACAGGACCTACAAAAAGCTCATGCCTTTCTCAACTGACAGCTGGGACAGCCTAGATGATCTGAAATGGTGACCAGATTCCAATATTTAAAATGAATCTAACACTTAATTTCCAACGCAACTAATTCTGCTTTATTGAAAACTGATGTTTCAGGATGCTAATTAACTGCCATGCTATGCCTATATGTGTCTACACAGCAACATACATTCACATATGTACTTATGCTCAAAAACTTATGTGTAAGTCATGCTGCCACTTGAAGATGTGatcacattttccatgtgtatACTCTTAACATGACATGGAAAACAAGCTTTCTATCATGACCTGCTTTCTGTCTGGAAAAGAGTAGTCTGCTGTCTTTGATCATAAATGCTGTAAGACAGATTCTGCCATATTTCCTTCCATTGGCTCAAAGAGgctattaaataaaagaaagatttagACTTAAAAGCTCAATGGAACCCCTAGAGGTACACTTCAGAATCcaacagataaattaaaaacattacctTATTCAATCACACACAATTTAGaattacacatttaaaaattactgttagTTTAGACAGACTGTAACAGTTAGAATAACTGTTATCAGATTAGGAGGCtccacaagaaaaataataacctTGTGTGTCAGCAAGTGCAACTGACCAAACACACATAGTCTACCCCTACATTTAGCATTTTCAAAAACCATCGCTAAacccagttttaaaaaatatttgttttgctgaaagTACAGATGTCACCTAGAGATCTTTTTATGGCTGTATTAGAGCATGCTTGCTCCACAGTTAATGTTTCACTGGGATAGAGGCAAGTTGCAAGTTACATCTTTAATAAACGTCTTTTATGGGAGATGGGGGCTCTCCCAACAGTTGTTAAAATTACCTATTTAAACCCCTATGTGAGGGTTAAGTGTGTGCAGCATGAAGCTAAAGGGCACAACAGTACAAGCTGTTATTTTGGTTCATTGATCACTTACCTTCCATGccataaaataaaactgatacACAGCATAAATACTTCTTTTAAGTAGGTTAGAGTCAAGTATTTCAAggcaaaaagaaatactttattaTAATCTCTCCTACAATTCCTGCCATCAAATTTCATCCATTCGTATTCATAACAGTGTGAActacagctgctgaaaaaacaTACAATTCTATTTGAAGACTAGCACATCAATGTAATaatctgaaaaattattataaagatGAAATTGTTTTATCAGTTCAAACTTGAGCAGCTTTAACAtccaatatttttcttcatattcatCTGAAAAGGTAAACAATGTATCTTTTAAGAAATCCGCCCATAGAATGATTTTAAAGTGATGATACAGACTCATGCTAAAGTAGGTTTTCAAGCTCTTTTGTCTCTACAGATCCAACAAGAgatacattcatttttttatttctttctgaaatctgGACAGCAGAATTTGAGTAGAAGACATTATTCTTTTAACACACAACTTTCTTCACATTTGGGATTTCATTATGCAAACCTATGCCAGAGCCTAGACAtagttttttatttcaacttttaTCAAATTCAAGTCAAGGTTGTTATGTTAATTTACTTTTCATTCACCAGTAGAGTTAAACTCAtctttaataatgaaattacaCTCAAAAcctactttttattttgatgaatTTGTTTATAAAGTTCTCTGTTCCTAACACAATCTCTTAgaaggcaattttctttttaaaaaaaggaaaatgctttggGTACAGCTACATTTTCAcgagcaaaaaaataaaagcattaaaaaaaagagaaataatattaCACTGTACCTGTCCTTGGTATAAACCAGCATCCTGTATCGTACTGTCTGGTTTATTCAAAGGTTCAAAAGTATTACTCATGTATTTGTTCCACAATCTGGTCTCTTTTTCACCTGGAATATTGAAGATTTTTCTTATCTCTTTTTCAATTGTATCTGTTTTgaaggggagagaagaaaagtttagcaTTTCACTACACAGCCAATAAAAAGTCAAATAAAACATCAGAATCACCTActcttatattaaaaatattaatgaaactGTAGAACAGCCACGCAACCACACTGTGTTGTATTATAAGCAGGAAATTCCTAGTTTGCCTCCCTTTAACATGGAAACAGTCAGAGGGCTATTTTATTTGCTCCTGAATCTCTTAGCAAAGCAGATCAAATACAGACTAGTTGATAAATAACAGATGACAGGAGGCACCTAGGTACTCATCTACTAACTTCTCAGTGTAGTAACAGAGGAGTGTGGGTAGGGAACAATTAAAAGCAACATTGGCAGCAAAACCAGGTGCAGGAAAGGCAAGTAATTCTGTTCCTTTCCCTAAACCAAATCCTTTTTGGTTTTCACTCTTCTACATGCATCCCAGTGCAATTAGCACTTAACACAATATACACACATCAACTTTAATTTACACAAAAGACTACTCTGCAAGGTTGAAGTGcataaattcattttaaaaggataGTGAAAGATTTTACGCCCCTGAACGATTTAACATGAAAAGGTTTGTTGGGCAGAAATATAATCAGTGTTACATAACTTCAAGGTAGTGTAACTATTGTTTACAACTGGAATTCAAGAAGTTCATAATTAACTCCCTTATACAAAAGTAGTTTATTAAAGAGTTCTTTAATTTGAACTAATATGTGCAGTGCTGTATCACAGCAaccacacaaatattttttcttttttaattgataCACTTATAAAGCCCCACAGCAGCCGAGTCTCGTAACAGccaacacagaaaacacaataGGAGTAAAGAAATGTACAGTTTATTCCTGATGATCACTGAAAACACAAGCTCTGTAAGCTCTTTGAGACATTCCCCTGAAGTCTAGGATAAAACATCAGTGTTGCAGCTCCACTACAATTCCCCTTGTCACCTTTTACATAAGCATATTATTCATTATAATGTTTATTATTaaggtttattattattatatcaACCACTATTGTAAATATGAAAACTCAAAATGAGACTTGAAGCTTCCTTTTGTACTAGTTAACACACATTTTAGTATCAAAGCAAGTGTTAGACTGGATCATCTGTTTCTGTAATAGAGATGGTATTTAGGCAAAATAGGTGCTATAAACAAGGCAACAGGTTGTTACTTGATTTGTTGACTTTATTTGAGCACTGCCACTCCTATTCTTTAAAAGCActaaattaacatttattaCATCAATTTTTAACATACTCCAGCTTCACTAACAGAATGTCTATGTGACAGGAAGCAGTAATCCTATTAAGATGACTACACATTATGTCCAAGACATTGAGAAAAGCATGTTCTATTTGATTATTATGCTAGTTTTGATTACGTGAAACTAAGGTTCATTTACATACTTCATGAAAGTAACCAATGCACAGTTTATAAttcttccccccaccccgcAGCAAGTATCATTGCAGTGCTGGCTTATGATCTAAAGTGAAAGTGCCTGTTGTagtataaatgaaaatattatgttCAAGTATGTATGGTCTGAGCCATACtgtgcatggggttcttctcTAGTAGTGTGATACACTTCCCATGTATGAGATGGTTAGTACACGGATGATGTCTACAAGAGACAGGAAGAACTGCTTTCTAAAGATGCCTCTCACTCCACCAGCTGTACAGCCACAACTTGAGGGAGCACCTCTCAAAGAGTAAGTCATCAATCAGCCTCAACGTTAATATGCACTGCCTGCAAGGAAAGAGTCCTCAATTGTAGGAGATTCCCAAAAAGTTCCAGTACTACCCCAAGAAAATTACCATCATTATTAGGTCTgccttttaaaactattttttcctaCCTTGCACGAAATTATTGGCATACAGCTTAGCTTAGTTTCTATTTGAAATGAATATCACACATTTGAAAATTGGTAGGTGAATATTATCTTGTGCTCAGAGTATTTAAGGTGCTCCAAAACTTTCTCTGTTTATATGAACTATGGAAGGTCTTCTCTTGACCTTCTGAGGGCAGTAAATAATATGATGATTGATGGTGGGTAGAAAAATCACAACTTCTTGAGAAGACCATAGTACCTTATGTCCACTCATTTCAGCAGGACTGGCATTGTCTCCTTAGTACCACAAGTGTTCTGCAACCATAATGAAAATGCATCCCCTACTGGCATACAGAAGGGTGAAAAATAATCGATATTCTACAAGATTCCTCTTGCATATAATTTATTAGCACAATGAGCATCTCTGCTATATACCTGATGAATTCTAGAACTACCttaagggaaggagagaaaaaaaattcaccatCTTACTAATGGATGTTAAGAGGAAAACCTCAGGGATCAATTATTCTTTCACTCTTAAAAGTGGCTTTAATTTTTCTAGCTCTTCTTGCAAGATACAGATTCTTTTCAATGTCCTGTCTAGTATGGACCCTGCTTAGTGCTCTGCTCAAGAAGATTCAGCTTCAGAAAGGGCATGGGTTTAAGGCTTCCAAGAGCATGTCATCCACATGTCAGGAAAGCAAGTAAGGACAATGTCTGGAATGGGGCTGCCAGTGAGGCTGACTGTTACTCATTACCCTTTATGACAATTTTCTCTAATTTTAACTATCTCTCTgctaagaaaaaaggaatacaGTTTCAAACAACAATAAttccaaaatgctttttgttagcaaaagaaaatatcagaaatGTATCCATTATCTGGAATTCCAGTGCTACAATTAAATTCAGTATGGGTGCCAAATAGCTTGTACTTGGTCCTCAGGGAAGGataatgttaaattatttttcctaagtTTCTGAATTTACTCAGAGAATAACGAAGTATATGTCTCCCCATGATCTCAAAAAGGCCAGTTAACATACAACACTGATGCCTTTTTTCCAAGGAtaaatttagtaatttttaagtttttgttgTACTATAAGCAGATGATTAACTTGCTTAtcttaaagaataaaatttcacaaaacgattattttttaaagcaagtaaTCTGCAAGGAATTAAACAGTAGCTAGTATAAGTCACTACCCATAATGTATTGAgaagcaaaacctgaaaaaacacCACTGTTGTCAAAGAAAGTAAACAAAGGGTAATGGCTGGGAACGCAGTGCCAAAGGCATAAAGTACATTTCTAAATGCACAAATACAGTTGATTGAAAGACTCCTATCTCAGATACAGATGCgcaaaaacaccaaaaattgAGCTTATATGATCAGCAGTATCTTCGCATATGTCGTGACTGTTATTTTCTGAGACAAATGTTAACAACATCTGGTTTCAAACAATGACACAATGCTCAAAAAGCAggcaaaataattacaaataaagCTAAGGTAAAGGTTTAATAAGGGACTCAGTTACTATAAAAGATACTTCACAACCCAAAGAATATTACCTTTATAAGTCATGTTAGCCATTAATATAATAATTCTATTAATTCTTGTGTGTTATAATATACTCTTTATTATATATGACTACAAAGCATTGACTAATGAAGGACATGAATGGAAACACATGAAAACCAACATTTCTTACAGATCAAAAGCCAAGAAAACGCACCATGCAATCTATTAATCACACCGTTCACTTCCTGAAAAGCACAAACCTCTAGAGCTAACGCAGACGACTGTAATAAAACAcgacttcttaaaaaaattgtattaaaaaaatctaaatattcCAAAtagtttacttttcattttgatCCAAACAAGACCATCCCCACCCTTTTTAAGAGTTACAATATCTATCTATTGTTTTACTTAAGAGACTTATTCAGAACTTGTGACCAAGTACTATTTAAACACATGTAACAACCATATATTGGTAAAAATAGTTGTGCATACCTATTGTATCAGCTTTACTAAATCTTCGTGTGACTACGTTGTTcatatttccattttcacaAAGCTTTAATTCTGTTAGATATACTTCTACTTTGCAGTGCTTTACAAACATACCCTGTTCAACGACCTGAAAAACAGATTGGGATCAGGTATCAGTCTCAATGTTTTTATACAcacacttcaaaatatttttgagaactCTTCAAGAAACTGACATTCAGGGAATGTAAGACACTTAACAAATGCcaaaaaacagagctgaaatttTCCCTATAACTTCTTAGAAATagagcaaatgaaaaagtaatttattccCATGATAATGATGTCTTACCTGTGTTTAACAACAGCACCATGACTTTCAAAATATTCAGTACAGTGGAAATCAGAAATATGGATATTTAACCAAAATGTAAGATATTTGatcaaaagataaaaaacatcaaaagctatttttatttcaaaacacatttgttgTATGCTACTTCCTCAAAACATGAAGAACTAGTTTTCAGAGTTAATACTTATCAGAAGCAGAATACACACTACTAAAACCAGGatataacatttttaaacaaatcctGTATTTAAACAAGACCTACAAATCTTCCACTTTTAGTCTGTCAATGAACACACTAACCGGAAAATTCACCTACTCATTACAGTTACTTATTATGTGTTCATTTTTATAACACTTATTACTAAATATTTAAGTATatagttgctttttttaaaaataaaagtaaaatgtagaaaaaaaaattcagggtCACctcttaaatgtttttctctttgatcTTCTCAAGTGTAACTGCAGTACTTAGTCATGTAGACTGTTCCAAAAATAAGAACTGGTCTGATATGTGATACATCTGACAAAtacgggggaaaaaaaataagcccaCAGCTAATTGCTAGGAGGGATCTGCTATCTGCTGTACAAATATAACTTGTATGCATGtgccataggaaaaaaaaaaaaaagttaattattttattgctgttcAGTCGTTTGCCTTATCTTTAATGACTGCTAAGCatgacatttaaataaaaatgcatcttaACTTGAGCTGCTTAGTAGAGTTTTCAGCTACTACAGTAACAACAAAATAGTTGCAGTAAACAAAACTATGCAGTATGGCTAAGACATTTCTGGGCATAAAACTGACACCCTAATGGTAGTATTACTAGAGTCTGTTACATAAACTGATGTTATTTAACATGGATCAAGTACAACATTTTATCAATTTAAAATTTGGATCCATTTGgatccaatttaaaaaaaaaaagttgatacAACAAAGGGGATGAAAGAAAAGTATCATCACACCTTTGTGAAAAAACATTAAGGCAGACAGGATATAGAATGATGAACAAATGACAAagcatcaaaaagaaaaaatgtgaacCAGAATATGTATTTTGGAGGAAAACTATTGTTCATATaggcagaaaataattaagctATGCCAGTTTACCTGGCCACTCATTACACTCCATGTATTTTTCCAGCTAGTTCCTTCTAAGCAGAAGGCAAATTACTCAAATTCTCCTTGTCTATCCTTCCACTTTCCCccacagggaaaaaattacagaaCTTTTACTTAACCATGATGGTGGAGGGGCGATAAATTTGCTGAAAACCATCTTCAGGAAAAACAGTAAGAAGTTGATAAGAGATATATCTTTAAAGAAGGAAAGCCATTTTAATGGATTTCAGCTCTTAACAGAACtagagaaaaagagacattCCAGGGatgtctctttaaaaaaagatctCTCTTACTGTATTAAAGACAGtgttataaaaaaaccccaagcaaactACTATTGCTAATCAAATGAATCTTGAAGACACAAAATTTCTTCTATAGCTAAATCTGTCCTTTGTTTGAAAGGAATGCACTTCAAGTAAACAGCCAGCATGCACATAGTTAGACCATACTTGTTACATAGGAGGAAATGAGAGTTATTACACTGGAAGTCTTATCAAACTAAATTCTAATAACCGTAATATTCTTCCAGCAGTTTTTcaggaattaaaacaaagacCCCTGTAACTGAAAGAATATTCTCTAATGGTTAATTTAGAAATGGTGAAcataacaaaatgtattttaaaacttaagaaATTCAGCCCAGTGAGGATACAACTGTAAGCACTAACCTGAAAATCTtaagaaataacagaaacagaTTATCTGTTTAATAAACTGCTAAAATGACATATCACCTTAGTAACAAGGATGGCATGTGTCGGAGCAAACAGTATCTCAAACTAACAAGAGGGCCACAGTATCTGCTGGACCATAGAGTACTAGTtgtgcttaaagaaaaaattccCCTAGCAAGCTGCTGAACATAGTAGACTGTGTTTATCAGAAAAGGAACTCCCAATTACTCTGCCAGTGTTAACAGTATTAGAGCTAAGCTTTTCACTAATATAgtcaatacagttttagggtTTCATATGTAAGTACAGAATGATTTGCATTAATAGTTACAAGCTTCTAAAGCAAGTTCCTCTTGAAATACTAGAGAGTTTacttccagaagaaaataagtattaGATCCATTGCATCTTTGTTTCTCTGTATTAAAAACGTAAGTCGCTAAAATTTGAATAAAAACTCGATATCTATAAGCCACCAAAGCAGGAGTTGTCTATATGATTATCATAGGCCAGGACTTATAATCTTCTAAAAAATTCCTGTGCAACTCCTGCATATTTGCAGGACTGTATCTGAAACATACTCATGCTAGTGGGTGATTTAAGAGTACCTTGCGTGCAATTGGTTCTTGACCTTCCATCAGTGTGTACCAGCTAACTAGCCTATTCCAGCCTTCAGTTGGCAAAAGGATGTAGTCCAGCTCATCAATGAGATGTTCCTTGAGAGCCTGAGAATCACCATCTGTAAGACAAAGTTATTTTTACTTGAATACTGTTATTCTGTTGCTTGAGTTTTTAATGGAACATTTTTCATataaacagcaaacaaaatattttctgagtcACAGTTACACTATCAGTATTGTGGTGTTCAAAGCAAAACTCTTCTGAAACTATTCAGGCAAGCTTTCCAGTTCATGCATAGCACACCTATTACAGGTAGTATTCCTACACTCAGGAACCCAAGAGACAACTCCTCATGCAACTTTAAGTACCTAATTTGTTATCACACACCATCATAGCCTTCAGAGAAATCAATCCATTTCTCCAGCCACTTCAGACATATTCCCAGATCACCATGGACACTTCCACTTCATGCTACAGTTGCATGCTTCACTGGAAATGGAGGAATGGGTAGTTACAGTAGATCCAAGACAAAGTTAAAAGTCATTCACTCCATGTCAGACTGCAAAAATAACATGGTACAGCCCTCCTACTTAAAGAATCCTATAAGGTCTGGAAACAGGGACCTTGCAAAATTCTTTGGAGGGACAGTGAGATGCAGCACTTGAAAGAAGTAAAACTTGACAACCTTTTTACGTAAGTATggtgctttttgcttttttacagTAGTAACATAGCTGCTATCCTTGATGTGGAAGAAGTGATTTCAGATCTGAGCCATTGTGAGGCTTGGACAACTAGGGCAACTGCCTTTCAGTTTTAAAGTACCCAACTACAGGCCAGAAAACAACCCTCTATATAGCAGAACATCAAACAGGGAGACCCACACATTCAGCTCCAAAGACTGAATCAGGATGACAAACTTAATGAAGTATGAAAATAGACAGACTATGTATAAAGAATAATAGACTGTAACAGATATACAGCCTGTTTCCTTTCATTGTCCTATGTGACTAACTGAAGAACCGCACATTGCACAATTACAACTGAgcataaaagtaaataaataatctcaAATCACTTCAACTATTGGCCTTCctcttggctttattttttttaagtaatatttCTTAGAAAATCTGCACTCTTACCTACATTTTTCTGCAAGGACAAAAATAAGTGCATGCTAAGTGCATACGAAAAGCTGAGGTGCTTTTCATATGATCATatttctccttgtttctcttttgtaCAGATTTAGCAAACAGTGCATAATGTCACTTCgattaagtttttttttattcctgacCATTAAAAAAGGGACACTTGAAAATTAAAGGTCCTTTAATAATAACTAttcaaattttttttagtaagaatttaacaaaatgtttttcGACATGACCTTTTATGTACGAGTGCAATACTACTCAGGACTTACAAGAGATGTTTAAGAGATGTGTTCACTTCCTGGTGGGAACAGTAAACAAAATTCAGCTGGTCACACTTCTGGTCAGTTTTAAGGGTTTGtgattttaagagaaaatagaGGGTTTTGCCTTAATCACCCAAATGGTGAAAATATGGGCAAAGAAGGATGCAagctttcttctgctcctgctaCCTTATCACTGGTGCTGactccctctttctttcttcagctaAGAACCTTGCTGTGTGGCAAAATGCGGGAGAAGCATATTGTTCCCAGTTGATGTATTTTAAGTGTAATATTTGTTACTACCATTAGCTGTTCAAAGATCACAAGATACTCTTTCCATAATATGCAATCTATGCCTTTTAGAGATGACCTCATGCAATCAAGAAAGTACAATAATATTTGCATGCATTTTCTCCAATAAAAATTGGCAGTATGGgaaaagctgaacaaaaaaaacctaacaacaacaaaaccaccaagaTACAGCCAGGTAAGTATTGAATTATGAAGTTATTTTAGAAAAGGGGATAATCAAGTTCAGAAGTAGCTAAAGTATTTGTTGCAattttagcaagaaaaaaacccacaagggcaacacagaaagcaacaaagaaaagtggaagaaaaccTCAGACTTTGATTCCACTGTGGGAGCAATGGAATTTTACACTAACATCTTGATgaatatttattgaaatataCAGTGAAATAAACATTCCGTTCTTCATGGagataaatataattaatgtgACCTAAAAATGAGACTTGCATCAATGCATCTGTTTAAAAGGtaccttccttttttcccatcACTCAGTTTCATCCTATCTATAAAAGTAATAATTATCAATATTCAAATATTGGTTCAAAACTGTCTTGACtgattagggaaaaaaaaaaaatctacctaaAGAACTATATCCACAAAACATTTGCTGAAGCAGTTCATGATGTGCACCATCAATTTTTACTTGGCTTACACAACACTATGCATATGGTGATTCCGTTATAATTGGGAGCAAGACGTGGGGTCAAATCCATAAAAACATCTTCAGGTCTACatatctcttaaaaaaaaaaatcatactgtATTTCTGCACTAATCTGATATTGCTACAGGAGTTCATAGTGAGAAGACATAATTTGGATTCCATTCTGTCTTTCTAGAACCCCCaacattttttccagcttaATTTTTTCAGAACCGTATTCCAACACCGTATTCCCTGACTCGGACAACTCAGTCCCTCATAAGCAACACTGTTTTCTATTCTAAACAATCAGCTATTTGAAATAACTACTTCCTTGTGCTTGCTTTGCTATTATAAAGTTGACTGTATATTCCTTCTGAAGATAGCACATGTGCATTCTGTTACATACAACATTTTTGCATATTGAGATTAACCAAAATCTCTGCCTGCTACTCTTCAGCGCTGTCACTTTGTTCAAATCTTATGGAAATAAGGGAGCAGTGTTTAAGTAAACAACAAACTGCTTCAGTTACCTGGAATCAGTCTTTCTTGAATTTAATAATTACATTACAGAATATGTGAGAAAGCATGCCTGGCTTAGATTATTTTACATTCGTTGAATCAGATGCAAATTTTCAGACTTAACACTTAAGGAAAGCAGTATGGGAGCAACTAGTGCAGGCTACATGCCAAAGAGCCAATTAAACCCAAGCATTTTCAGGTTCAATTTATGCTACATAGGAAACCTTGTACAGCGGATTGCTGCTTAGCAGTAGGTGCCCCTTAATTTTAAACCTGCCTTAACAAAGGACAGCAGATGTCAGACAGTAACTGGATACATGTTATCACTGTCAATACAAAGCCAtagttttaaaacaataaatgaGCAAGAGTTAAGTTCATAAACCCCAAtactgtgtttattttgaaagggATATGGGCAGTGTCAAGAAGTTTTTATCAAAGGCACTAACATGACTTTAAGATCTGGACAACTAACCCTAACAAACTTCCTGTTCTCAGCAACTTTAAACATAACCTGAAGATGTATGTAGATTAAGttataaataatacaaaacaaCTAACAGTGCTTTAACTCACCTATAaactacctttaaaaaaaaataaaaatgggtaGACACAGAAGAGAGAATAAGCTCATGCTGCCTCACCAAAGATAAAAAGGATCTTGCTACATCTGATTTCAACTGACAAGAAAAGTACCACCTGAATATTCCCACCTCACTGCAAgatttattataaaaatgtacCAAAGATGTTGATACTCACATTTCAGAACATGTCACTCACCTGGAGCAAAAAGACCTTTAAATTTGTGAACGGAAGACAATATACAGATAGATGTATATGACAGTACAGCACTTTCTTCAAAGGCACTGGTAGTAGTCACTTTTAGACATGCACACTCACAATGACAACTAGTTCAACATGGTATGACAAGGTTTATGAAAGTGGCAATTATCTTTAACATTCACCTTGTAAAATAATGATATTAATTACAGTTGAGAAGTTTTGAATTAAGAAAGTCAGAGTGCACCATAAAACCCATAAAGTTGTAAAAATTTGTAGTACTATGTGCAAAGAAATCATGCACTACTATTACATTACCTGTAACTGCAAAGAAGGATACCAGTTATCTGC carries:
- the USP15 gene encoding ubiquitin carboxyl-terminal hydrolase 15 isoform X4: MAEGGAADLETQRTDVAALLKTALRKGDTWYLVDSRWFKQWKKYVGFDSWDKYQMGDQIVYPGPIDNSGLLKDGDSQALKEHLIDELDYILLPTEGWNRLVSWYTLMEGQEPIARKVVEQGMFVKHCKVEVYLTELKLCENGNMNNVVTRRFSKADTIDTIEKEIRKIFNIPGEKETRLWNKYMSNTFEPLNKPDSTIQDAGLYQGQVLVIEQKNEDGTWPRGPSAPKIVKSWKGPLDII